The following proteins are encoded in a genomic region of Thalassophryne amazonica chromosome 5, fThaAma1.1, whole genome shotgun sequence:
- the LOC117509811 gene encoding transmembrane protein 252-like, whose product MLIKSSDRSSCHLRRKSVKEHLETMTEMIKVKLWSAARFGLLGVGIALTCVGAYLLSLQTEYKFTRRVISAYVIIACGLLAELVGVFWAICHSMKSKIYHRDGHDQNIHIYTIERPSSYPPSYEESQRSQVCPTNCESIIVMDGVDVTVSLAPPLYSLNSSEAPDCTWSWEQPPPYSLLKPDVQTHSEEQEASSGN is encoded by the exons ATGCTCATCAAGAGCTCTGATAGGTCTTCTTGCCACCTGAGGAGAAAAAGTGTAAAAGAGCATCTGGAAACAATGACTGAGATGATTAAGGTAAAGTTGTGGTCTGCTGCTCGTTTCGGGCTGCTCGGTGTGGGAATTGCGTTGACGTGCGTTGGAGCGTATCTACTGTCTCTGCAGACCGAATACAAGTTCACACGGAGGGTCATCTCAGCTTACGTCATTATTGCATGTGGGTTACTGGCTGAGCTTGTTGGTGTTTTCTGGGCCATCTGTCACAGTATGAAGAGCAAGATATACCACAGAGATGGACATGACCAGAACATTCACATCTACACGATTGAAAG GCCCAGCTCCTACCCCCCATCATATGAGGAGTCCCAGAGGAGCCAGGTGTGTCCTACAAACTGTGAGTCCATCATAGTGATGGACGGCGTGGACGTGACGGTGAGCCTGGCCCCTCCGCTGTACAGTCTGAACAGCTCAGAGGCTCCGGACTGCACGTGGAGCTGGGAGCAGCCTCCTCCTTACAGTCTGTTAAAGCCCGATGTCCAGACACACTCAGAGGAGCAGGAGGCCTCGTCTGGAAACTGA